The Pirellulimonas nuda genome includes a region encoding these proteins:
- the ppk2 gene encoding polyphosphate kinase 2: MGHPPEKMKRKQYESELRKLQGELCKLQEWVKHKGLRVIVVFEGRDAAGKGGTIRAITERVSPRVFRVAALPAPTDREKSQLFMQRYMAHFPAAGEVVVFDRSWYNRAGVEHVMGFCTPEEHQRFLDRCPEIEQYIVDGGIQLIKFWLEVSDQEQKRRFHARIDDPLRQWKLSPMDLPSRERWYEYSRARDMMLEASDTDHAPWHILRSDDKRRARLNCIAQLLKLIPYEKVPRDKIKLPKRSEEHAYDDAATLANRTFVPEVY; encoded by the coding sequence ATGGGCCACCCCCCCGAGAAGATGAAGCGGAAGCAGTACGAGAGCGAGCTGCGGAAGCTGCAGGGGGAGCTCTGCAAGCTCCAAGAGTGGGTGAAGCACAAAGGCCTCCGCGTGATCGTCGTCTTCGAGGGGCGCGACGCCGCCGGCAAGGGCGGGACCATCCGCGCCATCACCGAGCGGGTCAGCCCGCGGGTGTTCCGGGTGGCGGCGCTGCCGGCGCCTACCGATCGCGAGAAGAGCCAACTGTTCATGCAGCGGTACATGGCGCACTTCCCGGCGGCCGGCGAGGTCGTGGTTTTCGATCGCAGCTGGTACAACCGCGCGGGCGTGGAGCACGTGATGGGCTTTTGCACGCCCGAGGAGCACCAACGCTTCCTCGACCGCTGCCCGGAGATCGAGCAGTACATCGTCGATGGCGGCATCCAGTTGATCAAGTTTTGGTTGGAGGTTAGCGACCAAGAGCAGAAACGCCGCTTTCACGCCCGCATCGACGACCCGTTGCGTCAGTGGAAGCTCAGCCCGATGGACCTGCCGTCGCGCGAACGGTGGTATGAATACTCGAGGGCGCGCGACATGATGCTGGAGGCGAGCGACACCGACCACGCGCCGTGGCATATCCTGCGGTCCGACGACAAGCGGCGCGCCCGGCTGAACTGCATCGCGCAGTTGCTCAAGCTGATTCCGTACGAGAAGGTCCCACGGGACAAGATCAAGCTCCCCAAGCGATCGGAAGAGCACGCGTACGACGACGCGGCGACGCTCGCAAACCGAACGTTCGTGCCGGAGGTATACTGA
- a CDS encoding 6-phosphofructokinase, producing MKDQRCSAGRTILGTANRGPFTAKVGHGESRSLPTDLLEGVKNGMSELGLSALVSIGGDGSLSIAQQFHEYGIPIIGIPKTIDNDLEGTLWTFGFDSAVACATDALDRLHTTAESHARVMVLEVMGRYAGWISILSGVAGGADVILIPEIPFNYESICGKIKEREASGKRFTIIVAAEGAREAGGAFVTAADAPTNREARLGGVGAVVAKEIENRTGKEARACVLGRLQRGGGPTPFDRALCSVFGAHAVELVAAEAYGQMVAYLGSHVTGIPIQDAVGKLKTVPPTGSLAQTARALGICFGD from the coding sequence TTGAAGGACCAACGCTGCTCGGCGGGCCGCACGATCCTGGGGACGGCCAACCGGGGTCCGTTCACCGCCAAGGTAGGCCACGGAGAGTCCCGGAGCCTACCGACCGACCTGCTCGAGGGGGTCAAGAACGGCATGTCCGAACTCGGGCTCTCGGCGCTTGTCTCGATCGGCGGCGACGGATCGCTGAGCATCGCCCAGCAGTTTCATGAATACGGGATCCCGATCATCGGGATCCCCAAGACGATCGACAACGACCTCGAAGGGACCCTGTGGACCTTTGGGTTCGACTCCGCGGTGGCGTGCGCAACCGATGCGCTCGATCGCCTCCACACCACGGCCGAGAGCCACGCCCGCGTGATGGTGCTTGAGGTCATGGGACGCTACGCCGGCTGGATCTCTATCCTGTCCGGGGTAGCGGGCGGGGCCGACGTGATCCTCATCCCAGAAATCCCGTTCAACTACGAAAGCATCTGCGGCAAGATCAAAGAGCGTGAGGCATCGGGGAAGCGGTTTACGATCATCGTCGCCGCCGAGGGGGCCCGAGAAGCGGGGGGCGCCTTTGTGACGGCGGCCGACGCCCCGACCAATCGCGAGGCGCGGCTGGGAGGGGTGGGCGCCGTCGTGGCGAAGGAGATCGAAAACCGCACCGGCAAGGAAGCCCGCGCCTGCGTCCTGGGGCGCCTGCAGCGCGGCGGCGGTCCAACGCCGTTCGATAGGGCGTTGTGCTCCGTGTTCGGCGCCCACGCCGTCGAGCTGGTGGCCGCCGAAGCGTACGGCCAAATGGTCGCCTACCTGGGGTCGCACGTAACGGGCATCCCAATCCAGGACGCCGTCGGCAAGCTCAAGACCGTTCCGCCCACCGGCAGCCTCGCCCAAACGGCGCGGGCGTTGGGGATCTGCTTTGGCGACTGA